From Salarias fasciatus chromosome 5, fSalaFa1.1, whole genome shotgun sequence, a single genomic window includes:
- the pxna gene encoding paxillin a isoform X1 codes for MDDLDALLADLESTTSHISKRPLFLSDDAAYSVPFGGQPQQDIGSPPQVLSAASERSLNGIDETEPCSPAQRSPWSGDSSSPSQPVGEEDHVYSFPNKQKSSESSAAAMNSSLGSNLSELDRLLLELNAVQQSTPAFPTEEETAPPLPASGIVHHIHENGVSTAGQGAPPVLEKPKRGTAGRGIEDVRPSVESLLDELESSVPSPIPPPLMVSDEQTDGQEDALSQQQARMSASSATRELDELMASLSDFKVQSNIQSQGKTSPTAAPKPANKLDNMLGSLQSDLNRLGVQTVAKGVCGACKKPIVGQVVTAMGRTWHPEHFVCTHCQEEIGSKNFFEREGQPYCENDYHNLFSPRCHYCNGPILDKVVTALDKTWHPEHFFCAQCGSFFGPEGFHEKDGKAFCRKDYFDMFAPKCGGCARAILENYISALNSLWHPECFVCRECFTPFINGSFFDHDGQPYCEAHYHERRGSLCSGCQKPITGRCITAMGKKFHPEHFVCAFCLKQLNKGTFKEQNEKPYCHGCFIKLFS; via the exons atgCTTTGTTGGCGGACCTCGAGTCCACAACGTCCCACATTTCCAAGCGCCCACTCTTCCTGTCAGACGACGCCGCGTACTCCGTCCCGTTTGGAGGTCAGCCCCAGCAAGACATCGGCTCGCCCCCCCAAGTCTTATCCGCGGCCTCAGAGCGATCTCTGAACGGGATCGATGAAACAGAG ccctgcagccctgctcAGAGAAGTCCCTGGTCTGGAGATAGTAGCAGCCCAAGCCAACCAGTTGGTGAAGAGGACCACGTATACAG CTTCCCTAATAAGCAGAAGAGCAGTGAGTCATCAGCTGCTGCCATGAACTCATCGTTGGGCAGTAACCTGTCTGAGCTGGACCGTCTGCTGTTGGAGCTGAACGCCGTCCAGCAAAGCACGCCTGCCTTCCCCACAGAAG AAGAAACAGCTCCGCCACTGCCTGCCAGCGGCATCGTTCACCACATCCATGAGAACGGAGTCTCCACTGCTGGCCAAGGTGCTCCGCCTGTACTGGAGAAGCCCAAACGGGGCACAGCAGGTCGAGGAATCGAGGATGTACGACCAAGCGTAGAGAGCCTTCTGGATGAGCTGGAAAGCTCAGTGCCCTCTCCCAT TCCCCCGCCATTGATGGTGTCAGATGAACAAACAGATGGACAGGAAGACGCACTGTCACAACAACAAGCCAGAATGTCTGCTTCCTCGGCCACACGAGAGCTGGATGAGCTAATGGCCTCTCTGTCTGACTTCAAAGTCCAAAGCAAT ATCCAGTCGCAGGGAAAGACTTCTCCGACAGCTGCGCCTAAACCTGCCAACAAGCTGGACAACATGCTGGGAAGCCTGCAGTCCGACCTCAACAGACTGGGAGTCCAGACGGTGGCGAAGGGCGTCTGCGGTGCCTGCAAGAAGCCCATCGTGGGACAG GTGGTGACTGCCATGGGCAGGACGTGGCACCCCGAGCACTTTGTGTGCACCCACTGTCAGGAGGAGATCGGCTCCAAGAACTTCTTTGAGCGGGAGGGCCAGCCGTACTGCGAGAACGACTACCACAACCTGTTCTCCCCGCGATGCCACTACTGCAATGGACCCATACTGGAT AAAGTTGTGACAGCTCTGGACAAGACTTGGCACCCGGAGCATTTCTTCTGCGCTCAGTGCGGATCCTTTTTCGGACCAGAAG GTTTCCATGAGAAGGATGGAAAGGCGTTCTGCAGGAAGGACTACTTTGACATGTTTGCCCCCAAATGCGGCGGCTGCGCCCGTGCCATCCTGGAGAACTACATCTCCGCTCTGAATTCACTGTGGCACCCCGAGTGCTTTGTCTGCAGG GAGTGCTTCACGCCATTCATTAACGGCAGCTTCTTCGACCACGACGGCCAGCCGTACTGCGAGGCCCACTACCACGAGCGGCGCGGCTCGCTGTGCTCGGGCTGCCAGAAGCCCATCACCGGCCGCTGCATCACCGCCATGGGCAAGAAGTTCCACCCCGAACACTTTGTGTGCGCCTTCTGCCTGAAGCAGCTGAACAAGGGCACCTTCAAGGAGCAGAACGAGAAGCCCTACTGCCACGGCTGCTTCATCAAACTCTTCAGCTAG
- the pxna gene encoding paxillin a isoform X2: MNSSLGSNLSELDRLLLELNAVQQSTPAFPTEEETAPPLPASGIVHHIHENGVSTAGQGAPPVLEKPKRGTAGRGIEDVRPSVESLLDELESSVPSPIPPPLMVSDEQTDGQEDALSQQQARMSASSATRELDELMASLSDFKVQSNIQSQGKTSPTAAPKPANKLDNMLGSLQSDLNRLGVQTVAKGVCGACKKPIVGQVVTAMGRTWHPEHFVCTHCQEEIGSKNFFEREGQPYCENDYHNLFSPRCHYCNGPILDKVVTALDKTWHPEHFFCAQCGSFFGPEGFHEKDGKAFCRKDYFDMFAPKCGGCARAILENYISALNSLWHPECFVCRECFTPFINGSFFDHDGQPYCEAHYHERRGSLCSGCQKPITGRCITAMGKKFHPEHFVCAFCLKQLNKGTFKEQNEKPYCHGCFIKLFS; encoded by the exons ATGAACTCATCGTTGGGCAGTAACCTGTCTGAGCTGGACCGTCTGCTGTTGGAGCTGAACGCCGTCCAGCAAAGCACGCCTGCCTTCCCCACAGAAG AAGAAACAGCTCCGCCACTGCCTGCCAGCGGCATCGTTCACCACATCCATGAGAACGGAGTCTCCACTGCTGGCCAAGGTGCTCCGCCTGTACTGGAGAAGCCCAAACGGGGCACAGCAGGTCGAGGAATCGAGGATGTACGACCAAGCGTAGAGAGCCTTCTGGATGAGCTGGAAAGCTCAGTGCCCTCTCCCAT TCCCCCGCCATTGATGGTGTCAGATGAACAAACAGATGGACAGGAAGACGCACTGTCACAACAACAAGCCAGAATGTCTGCTTCCTCGGCCACACGAGAGCTGGATGAGCTAATGGCCTCTCTGTCTGACTTCAAAGTCCAAAGCAAT ATCCAGTCGCAGGGAAAGACTTCTCCGACAGCTGCGCCTAAACCTGCCAACAAGCTGGACAACATGCTGGGAAGCCTGCAGTCCGACCTCAACAGACTGGGAGTCCAGACGGTGGCGAAGGGCGTCTGCGGTGCCTGCAAGAAGCCCATCGTGGGACAG GTGGTGACTGCCATGGGCAGGACGTGGCACCCCGAGCACTTTGTGTGCACCCACTGTCAGGAGGAGATCGGCTCCAAGAACTTCTTTGAGCGGGAGGGCCAGCCGTACTGCGAGAACGACTACCACAACCTGTTCTCCCCGCGATGCCACTACTGCAATGGACCCATACTGGAT AAAGTTGTGACAGCTCTGGACAAGACTTGGCACCCGGAGCATTTCTTCTGCGCTCAGTGCGGATCCTTTTTCGGACCAGAAG GTTTCCATGAGAAGGATGGAAAGGCGTTCTGCAGGAAGGACTACTTTGACATGTTTGCCCCCAAATGCGGCGGCTGCGCCCGTGCCATCCTGGAGAACTACATCTCCGCTCTGAATTCACTGTGGCACCCCGAGTGCTTTGTCTGCAGG GAGTGCTTCACGCCATTCATTAACGGCAGCTTCTTCGACCACGACGGCCAGCCGTACTGCGAGGCCCACTACCACGAGCGGCGCGGCTCGCTGTGCTCGGGCTGCCAGAAGCCCATCACCGGCCGCTGCATCACCGCCATGGGCAAGAAGTTCCACCCCGAACACTTTGTGTGCGCCTTCTGCCTGAAGCAGCTGAACAAGGGCACCTTCAAGGAGCAGAACGAGAAGCCCTACTGCCACGGCTGCTTCATCAAACTCTTCAGCTAG
- the LOC115388116 gene encoding sulfated surface glycoprotein 185-like, protein MFRDGLLRRKMGPIIVNKNNSQDRLIEELQGKLGIGRVERRRKQQSDDWLTEGVIVMSSPQRMREERIQPSVDKIIIPPESPVPQRKVLSPPPSPPAPRPIPPVKQTPPPLPPPPPPPTPPPPREPTPPPPKEPTPPAREPTPPPVRPPPSPSPPPKPVTPPPPPKVFVSVACQTEYDPVFPPMQAWISSLHLRSSSSSSSSHTSLSLSIFTHFLCHSESFLSNMFADYLVIYESCVWSLGLLLGR, encoded by the exons ATGTTCAGGGATGGACTATTGAGACGGAAGATGGGACCAATCATTGTGAACAAAAACAACTCGCAAGACCGACTTATTGAAGAGCTGCAAGGAAAACTGGGAATTGGGCGAGTGGAGCGCAGGCGCAAACAGCAGTCGGATGACTGGCTGACGGAGGGAGTCATCGTTATGTCCAGCCCACAGCGAATGCGAGAAGAGAGAATTCAGCCGTCAGTGGATAAG ATCATCATCCCACCCGAATCACCCGTTCCACAGAGAAAAGTTCTGTCCCCTCCACCGTCTCCCCCAGCGCCCAGACCGATACCCCCAGTCAAGCAGACTCCTCCGCCgctacctcctcctcctccccctccgactccccctcctcctcgagAGCCCACCCCTCCGCCCCCCAAGGAGCCCACTCCTCCCGCCAGGGAGCCCACACCTCCCCCTGTCCGGCCCCCTCCATCACCTAGCCCCCCACCCAAGCCTGTCACGCCGCCCCCGCCTCCCAAGGTCTTTGTATCAGTGGCCTGTCAGACAGAATACGACCCCGTCTTCCCTCCGATGCAGGCATGGATCAGCTCTCTTCatctccgctcctcctcctcctcctcctcctctcacacatcgctctctctttccattttcactcaCTTCCTTTGCCACTCTGAGTCGTTCCTTTCTAACATGTTTGCAGATTACTTGGTTATTTATGAGTCCTGTGTGTGGTCTCTGGGTCTGCTTTTGGGCAGGTAG
- the rplp0 gene encoding large ribosomal subunit protein uL10, whose product MPREDRATWKSNYFLKIIQLLDDYPKCFIVGADNVGSKQMQTIRLSLRGKAVVLMGKNTMMRKAIRGHLENNPALEKLLPHIKGNVGFVFTKEDLAEVRDMLLANKVPAAARAGAIAPCDVTVPAQNTGLGPEKTSFFQALGITTKISRGTIEILSDVGLIKTGDKVGASEATLLNMLNISPFSFGLIIQQVYDNGSVYSPEVLDITEASLHGRFLEGVRNIASVCLEIGYPTLASVPHSVINGYKRVLAVAVETDYSFPLAEKVKAYLADPSAFAAVAAPAAAAESAAAPAAAKEEAKEESEESDDDMGFGLFD is encoded by the exons ATGCCCAGGGAAGACAGGGCCACGTGGAAGTCCAACTATTTCTTGAAAATCATC CAACTTTTGGATGACTACCCAAAATGCTTCATCGTGGGTGCAGACAACGTGGGCTCCAAGCAGATGCAGACCATCCGTCTGTCTCTGCGCGGAAAGGCTGTCGTGCTGATGGGTAAAAATACCATGATGCGCAAAGCCATCCGTGGTCACCTGGAGAACAATCCTGCCCTGGAGAA GCTCCTGCCCCACATTAAAGGAAATGTGGGCTTTGTCTTCACCAAGGAGGATCTGGCTGAGGTCAGGGACATGCTGCTGGCAAACAAG GTGCCTGCAGCTGCCCGTGCTGGAGCTATTGCTCCTTGTGATGTGACGGTGCCAGCCCAGAATACTGGTCTGGGTCCCGAAAAGACCTCCTTCTTCCAGGCTCTGGGTATCACAACCAAGATCTCAAGAGGAACCATTGAAATCTTG AGTGACGTCGGTCTGATCAAGACTGGCGACAAGGTTGGTGCCAGCGAGGCCACGCTGCTCAACATGCTGAACATCTCCCCCTTCTCCTTCGGACTCATCATCCAGCAAGTCTATGACAATGGCAGTGTGTACAGTCCTGAAGTGCTCGACATCACTGAGGCTTCCCTGCACGGCAGGTTCCTGGAG ggTGTGAGGAACATCGCTAGCGTGTGTCTGGAGATCGGATACCCCACACTGGCCTCAGTGCCCCACTCCGTCATCAATGGCTACAAGAGAGTCCTTGCTGTCGCTGTGGAGACAGACTACTCCTTCCCTCTGGCAGAAAAG GTGAAGGCCTACCTGGCTGACCCATCTGCCTTTGCTGCTGTGgcggctcctgcagcagctgctgagagcgctGCGGCTCCGGCTGCTGCTAAGGAAGAGGCAAAGGAGGAGTCCGAGGAATCAGATGATGACATGGGCTTTGGTCTGTTCGACTAA
- the LOC115388118 gene encoding golgin subfamily A member 7-like, producing MAETHSLQDLQQPAVSSKVFIQRDYSSGTICKFQTKFPTELESRLDKQQFEETIQTLNNLYAEAEKLGGKSYLEGCMACLTAYTIFLCMETHYEKVLKKIARYIKDQNEKIYAPRGLLLTDPIERGLRVVEVTIFEDRSIGSGR from the exons ATGGCTGAG ACCCACAGCTTACaggacctccagcagcctgccgTCTCCTCCAAGGTCTTCATCCAGAGAGACTACAGCTCAGGAACCATATGCAAGTTTCAGACCAAGTTCCCCACGGAGCTGGAGTCCAGG CTTGATAAGCAGCAGTTCGAGGAGACCATCCAGACTCTGAACAACCTGTATGCCGAGGCCGAGAAGCTCGGAGGCAAGTCATACCTGGAGGGCTGCATGGCGTGTCTGACTGCCTACACCATCTTCCTCTGCATGGAGACTCACTACGAGAAG GTGTTAAAAAAGATCGCAAGATACATCAAGGACCAGAATGAGAAGATATACGCTCCCAGGGGCCTGCTGCTGACCGACCCCATAGAGAGAGGCCTCAGAGTC GTTGAAGTCACCATCTTTGAAGACAGAAGTATTGGCTCTGGAAGATAA
- the r3hcc1 gene encoding R3H and coiled-coil domain-containing protein 1 isoform X1 — MDDLEAYQQKNEHRSVLLFPPLPSRLRYLIHRTMEDVPELSTFSVGESWNRRVVVCYSELRGEMEEDSDLEGSNSHEEHKPPVASRRRRPKRPDKPLYMPRAARKRLTLQKSQANTEDQQLPSSAHCSTDSLCNNSSDSCSCPEATGITASSGRQEVFPGLADGVPDSSEDRLKRCTQEQEDTVIQGLQEDEGLAREQMTASLNEMTLEEDEKDDAPDVGHTDDTSTDTEDVVEEIKSFLKETASVFIEHVNSDYSHYEVVCISSDDFAHVIEIYDFPHIFKTDDLLDAFREYSDGGMKIKWVDNTHALGVFSSECAALHALSICHPMLRVRPLAEGSKKAKLKALRRAEFIQPVKERPRTDCAVARRMVTRALGIRGRGRKQLN; from the exons ATGGACGATCTGGAAGCATACCAACAGAAAAACGAGCACAGGAG tgtcctcctcttccctcctctacCCAGCAGACTGAGATACCTGATTCACAGGACCATGGAGGATGTGCCGGAGCTCAGCACCTTCTCGGTGGGGGAGAGCTGGAATCGGAGGGTGGTGGTCTGCTATTCTGAGCTCAg AGGTGAGATGGAGGAGGATAGTGACTTGGAGGGCAGCAACAGCCATGAGGAGCACAAACCTCCAGTCGCGTCTCGGCGCCGAAGACCCAAGAGACCAGACAAGCCCCTCTACATGCCCCGAGCCGCTCGGAAGAGACTGACGTTACAGAAGTCACAAGCAAACACAGAAGACCAACAGTTACCTAGTTCAGCTCACTGCAGCACTGACTCTTTATGTAATAACTCATCGGACTCCTGCTCCTGTCCCGAAGCCACAGGAATAACAGCGAGCTCAGGCAGGCAGGAGGTGTTTCCCGGGTTAGCGGACGGCGTCCCCGACTCATCTGAAGACAGGTTGAAGCGCTGTactcaggagcaggaggacacGGTGATCCAGGGGCTGCAGGAAGATGAGGGGCTTGCTCGAGAGCAGATGACAGCGTCATTAAACGAAATGACATTGGAGGAGGATGAAAAGGACGACGCTCCGGACGTCGGCCACACGGACGACACCAGCACAGACACAGAGGATGTGGTCGAAGAG ATCAAGTCTTTTCTAAAGGAGACAGCGTCGGTTTTCATTGAGCACGTCAACAGCGACTACTCTCACTACGAGGTCGTGTGCATCAGCTCAGACGACTTCGCTCATGTTATTGAGATCTACGACTTCCCACATATTTTCAAGACGGATGACCTTCTGGATGCTTTCAGAGAGTACAG TGACGGTGGAATGAAGATTAAATGGGTGGACAACACACACGCTCTTGGGGTTTTCTCCAGCGAGTGTGCAG CCCTTCATGCTCTCTCCATCTGCCACCCGATGCTGAGAGTACGTCCGCTGGCTGAAGGGAGCAAAAAAGCCAAACTCAAGGCCCTCCGACGGGCAG AGTTCATCCAGCCAGTGAAGGAGCGTCCCCGGACCGATTGTGCCGTCGCCAGGCGGATGGTCACCAGAGCTCTGGGCATTCGAGGGAGAGGCAGAAAGCAGCTGAATTAA
- the r3hcc1 gene encoding R3H and coiled-coil domain-containing protein 1 isoform X2, producing MEDVPELSTFSVGESWNRRVVVCYSELRGEMEEDSDLEGSNSHEEHKPPVASRRRRPKRPDKPLYMPRAARKRLTLQKSQANTEDQQLPSSAHCSTDSLCNNSSDSCSCPEATGITASSGRQEVFPGLADGVPDSSEDRLKRCTQEQEDTVIQGLQEDEGLAREQMTASLNEMTLEEDEKDDAPDVGHTDDTSTDTEDVVEEIKSFLKETASVFIEHVNSDYSHYEVVCISSDDFAHVIEIYDFPHIFKTDDLLDAFREYSDGGMKIKWVDNTHALGVFSSECAALHALSICHPMLRVRPLAEGSKKAKLKALRRAEFIQPVKERPRTDCAVARRMVTRALGIRGRGRKQLN from the exons ATGGAGGATGTGCCGGAGCTCAGCACCTTCTCGGTGGGGGAGAGCTGGAATCGGAGGGTGGTGGTCTGCTATTCTGAGCTCAg AGGTGAGATGGAGGAGGATAGTGACTTGGAGGGCAGCAACAGCCATGAGGAGCACAAACCTCCAGTCGCGTCTCGGCGCCGAAGACCCAAGAGACCAGACAAGCCCCTCTACATGCCCCGAGCCGCTCGGAAGAGACTGACGTTACAGAAGTCACAAGCAAACACAGAAGACCAACAGTTACCTAGTTCAGCTCACTGCAGCACTGACTCTTTATGTAATAACTCATCGGACTCCTGCTCCTGTCCCGAAGCCACAGGAATAACAGCGAGCTCAGGCAGGCAGGAGGTGTTTCCCGGGTTAGCGGACGGCGTCCCCGACTCATCTGAAGACAGGTTGAAGCGCTGTactcaggagcaggaggacacGGTGATCCAGGGGCTGCAGGAAGATGAGGGGCTTGCTCGAGAGCAGATGACAGCGTCATTAAACGAAATGACATTGGAGGAGGATGAAAAGGACGACGCTCCGGACGTCGGCCACACGGACGACACCAGCACAGACACAGAGGATGTGGTCGAAGAG ATCAAGTCTTTTCTAAAGGAGACAGCGTCGGTTTTCATTGAGCACGTCAACAGCGACTACTCTCACTACGAGGTCGTGTGCATCAGCTCAGACGACTTCGCTCATGTTATTGAGATCTACGACTTCCCACATATTTTCAAGACGGATGACCTTCTGGATGCTTTCAGAGAGTACAG TGACGGTGGAATGAAGATTAAATGGGTGGACAACACACACGCTCTTGGGGTTTTCTCCAGCGAGTGTGCAG CCCTTCATGCTCTCTCCATCTGCCACCCGATGCTGAGAGTACGTCCGCTGGCTGAAGGGAGCAAAAAAGCCAAACTCAAGGCCCTCCGACGGGCAG AGTTCATCCAGCCAGTGAAGGAGCGTCCCCGGACCGATTGTGCCGTCGCCAGGCGGATGGTCACCAGAGCTCTGGGCATTCGAGGGAGAGGCAGAAAGCAGCTGAATTAA